CATCGCACTGAAAATCAGCACCCGGTCCTGGGTTATGAATACCAGCAGGATGAGTACTCATTGACCGATGAGTACTTCGCCAAGATGGGCCTGAAGGTGCGCTACTTCATGCCGCCGAACAGCGTCGCGCCGTTGGCGTTCTATTTTGCCGGCGACTTGCTGGGTGATTACACCAACCTGGAATTGATCAGCACCATCAGCACGATGGACACCTTCCAGAAGATCTACCGCCCCGAGATCTACAACGCGAACTCGGCGGCAGGCAAGTCCTATCAGCCCAGCCTGAAGCACCAGGACTACTCGTTGACTCGAATTGTCTACGACCGCGAAGAGCGCAGCCGTCTGGCCATAGAGCAAGGCAAGTTTGCCGAAGAACAATTTATCAAGCCGTACCACGCTGTGCTGCAGCAATGGTCCGCTCATTACGCTGTTTGATCGATCGAATACACAAGGCCTTGGGTCATGAAAAAACTACTCCCCACTTCGACTGCCGGCAGCCTGCCCAAACCGTCCTGGCTGGCACAGCCGGAAACCCTCTGGTCGCCCTGGAAGCTGCAAGACGAGGCGCTGATCGAGGGCAAGCAGGATGCGTTGCGTCTGTCGCTGCAAGAACAGCAACATGCCGGTATCGACATCGTCAGCGACGGTGAGCAAACTCGCCAGCACTTCGTCACCACCTTCATCGAACACCTCGACGGCGTTGATTTCGAGAAGCGCGAAACCGTGCGTATTCGTGATCGCTACGATGCCAGCGTGCCGACCGTAGTGGGTGCCGTTGCGCGCCGTAAGCCGGTGTTCGTCGAAGATGCCAAGTTCCTGCGTCAGCAAACCTCGCAGCCGATCAAATGGGCGCTGCCAGGCCCCATGACGATGATCGATACGCTGTATGACGCGCACTATAAAAGCCGCGAAAAGCTGGCCTGGGAATTCGCCAAGATCCTCAACGAGGAAGCCCGCGAGCTTGAGGCTGCCGGCGTTGACATCATCCAGTTCGACGAACCGGCCTTCAACGTGTTCTTCGACGAGGTGAACGACTGGGGCGTTGCCACCCTGGAGCGGGCCATCGAAGGCCTCAAGTGCGAAACGGCCGTGCACATCTGCTATGGCTATGGCATCAAGGCCAATACCGACTGGAAGAAGACCCTGGGTTCGGAGTGGCGCCAGTATGAGGAGGCGTTCCCCAAACTGCAGAAATCCAAGATCGATATCGTCTCGCTGGAGTGCCACAACTCCCACGTTCCGATGGAGCTGATCGATCTGATCCGCGGCAAGAAGGTGATGGTTGGAGCCATCGACGTGGCCAACCACGCCATCGAAACCCCGGAGGAAGTGGCCAATACCCTGCGTAAAGCGCTTCAGTTCGTGGATGCCGACAAGCTCTACCCGTGCACCAACTGCGGCATGGCGCCGTTGCCGCGTGCCGTGGCACGCGGCAAGTTGAATGCCTTGAGCGCAGGTGCAGAGGTCGTGCGACGAGAGCTCGCGAAGTAAGGCTGAGCGCGAGGTGGAAGGGGCGGGGCGCGCAGCTTCGGCCCTTTCCTATTGCTGACGGGTCGCACCCCATATCCAGGATCTACTATGTCGCTCTTCAGTACTGCCATCGAGCCTCTGCGCTTTCGCGAAGCGCTCGGGCACTACGCCTCCGGCATCACGGTGATCACCTCGCACTGTGATGGCGAGCCGCTCGGCTTTACCTGCCAGTCGTTCTACAGCGTGTCGATGAACCCGCCGCTGGTGTCATTCAGCGTCATGTCCAATTCGGCCAGCTACCCCGGGATTCGCAAAGCCGGCCGCTTCGCGGTCAATATTCTGTCGGGTGAGCAGGTCGGGATTTCCAACCAGTTCGCACGGCGCGGCACGGACAAGTGGCAGGGCGTCGACTGGCAGGCCTCGCCGCTGGGCAACCCAATCATCGCAGGCAGCCTGCATTGGCTCGATTGCGAGATTCACGCCGAACACGCCGCCGGTGACCATCTGATCGTGATTGGCGAGGTGAAAGCGCTGAACTTGCAGGAAGCGGCGGCTGCCCAGCCATTGCTGTACTTCAAGGGGCAGTATTGCAACCTCGCCGAGCTCAGCCCGGCCTGAGCCTTGGCAATGGCCAGCACGGCCGAGGTCCAGCCACGCTCTGGGATTTACCGGCATGCCCACGCCACCCACTTCATGGATGGCACCGACGATGCGCTGGTCAGTGCCCTGGGCAGACAGTTGATTGGCGCGTATCAGGGGGCGGCGGGGTGAATTTTGTCGCGCCTTCTTCGTCACCCGTGGAGTGGACAGGTTCATCGGACGAGGAGGGCCCGTGCAGACTGATCACGTATTGAGCAGGCAGCCTCCCACCTGGCTGTTGCGCAACTTGCTGGCCGCATCACTTGGACATGTAGTCGATCACTGCCTGGTAGTCCTCGGCGGTGCAGTCCATGCACAGGCCTCGCGCCGGCATGGCGGTGAAGCCGGTCTTCAGAGCAGGATGTAGTCACTGAACTGGCGGATACCTCCATGCTCGCCCTTGACCAGATGCACATAGCGTCCCGCCACCAGATCGACCGGCAGGCAATCGTCGACGTCGAGCACAGCGTCGGTATGCGGCTTGAACCAATCAGATGCCATTCGTTGCTTGCCCAGGCGCTTGGCCTCGGCCTTGTCGGTGGCCGCCACCAGCAGGTAGCGATGCGCTTCACCGAATACCTGCCGTTCATAGCCGCCCAGGTTCAGGAAGAACAGGCGCATGGTGTCGGGGCCCGGAGCCACCTGGCTCAGTTCGACGCGATAACCATCGACACCGGCAACTTCCAGCCAGGAGTCGATGTGCAGGCCTTCCGCGCTGCCGAACCAGGCTTCGCGCAATTGCGGATAGAGCTGTTCCAGGGTATCGGCCTGGGCGAAGACCACATCGTGGACTTCGATGTGGGCTCGAGGGTGACGACCGCCGAGCATGACGATGTAGAGCATGATCAATCCTTCAGGGCAGCAAAAAGCGCTGTGGTGTAAACACTACAACGCTGTTCGCCAAGCACGCAATCAGCGTAACGGTTGCCTGAACACTCCGTGCAGACGTCGCCAGGCCAGTACGACACCACTGCGCGCAATGACCAGGCCACTGATGCTCATGGCAACGAGCAGGCTTTCGCGTAGCAGTCGCCTGGCCAGCCGGCGTTGTCAATCCCAGCTATACAGCAGTTTGAACAAACAGCGGCCGAACCGTTGCGTGTGCGACTACCTCGCCGTTCGGCGTTTCGCCTGGGCACTTTGGGGCGCCTTTGGCGTGCTCATAATCACGCTTTGTGTGTTTGCAGCAAGTTTGCGTGAGGGCTATGCGTTGCTGACTTTGGCATTCGTGCCTGTCGATATTGCGGACTTGGCGATATTGCTAGTGACCTGATCGAGGTCTGGCGCTGTCCATAAAAATCTATACGGTTGCAACGAATAATTGTACAAGATGCTATTGTTGTACAGTATTTGCGTGCGATCGAGGTCATTATGGCGCACCGTACTCGTTGGACTTGCCTTTGTCTGTTACTGGTTATCTTCTCGGCGGGCGCGAGCTGGAGGGCCGAGCTGGCTGGTGCGCAACGGCTCGGGAGTGGTGAGTTTCTTCTCCATCTGGCTAGACCCACGCTCCAGGGGCCCGCAACTGCGCCTGCTTGGGCTGGCTAGCAACGACTGAGGAACATGAACATGTACAAAGTACTGTTGCTGGTTTCCTGCGTGCTTCTGGGCAGCTGCCGCAATGTCGTTGTCGAGCACTATGCCCAGGAGCAACCGAAACTCGACCTGGCTGCATTCTTCTCGCGACCGGTGCAGGCCTGGGGGATGTTCCAGAAGCGTTCCGGGGAAGTGGTCAAGCGCTTCCATGTGCGTATCGACAGCCGCCGCGAAGGTGAGCGGCTGATCCTCGACGAACATTTTCTCTATAGCGATGGCACGCGCCAGCAGCGTACCTGGACACTGGTGCCAGACGGCCCTGGTCGCTGGCGCGGAACAGCAGGAGATGTGATCGGCGAGGCGCGCGGTGAAGTGGCGGGTAACGCGTTGCGATGGCGTTACCAGCTGGGCCTGCCAGTTGACGGGCGGCACTGGCAGGTAGACCTGGACGACTGGATGTATCTCATGGATGACGACACCCTGATCAACCGTTCAAGCATGAGCAAGCTGGGCGTCGAAATCGGCCAGATCACCCTGTTTTTCCGCCGCCAGCCAGAGGGCACACAATGAACCTGATAGCGCTTACCCAGCTGGTCTCGACCGGCGCAGCAAAGGAGCTTGAACTGTTGTCGCTGGAGGGTGGCTTCTACCTTCTGCGCGCCTTGACCGACGCCGGCCCCGTGACATTGAGCGATGCCCATGGGCAGCCCGTTCGCGTGCGTTCCACTACCGAGCTGCGGCAGCTGTTGGCCGACCTGCCACCCGTGCCTTGCATGCTGGTACAGCAGGTGGTGCATGATGAGATGTGCGGGCAACGTGACGGCCCCATTGCGCCGCTTCGCGTACCGGTCACGCTCACCAGCCAATGGTAGCCAGAACGATGCGCCTGGGCCTTGTGCTGGGTGACCAGCTGTCGTTCGACCTGGCGAGCCTCGCTGCCCTTGACCCCGCCCGCGATGCTGTTCTGATGGCGGAAGTGGAGGGTGAGGCTCGCTATGTGCCGCATCATCCGCTCAAGATCGTGCTCATCTTCAGCGCCATGCGGCACTTTGCCCAGACCCTGCGTGAGCGGGGTTGGCAGGTGCATTATGTCGAGCTTGATGCTGACGGCAACAGCGGCAGCATCGTTAGCGAGTTGCATCGCTGGCAAGAAGCCCTGGGCGCCACGCAAATTCACCTGACCGAGTGCGGGGAATGGCGCCTGGAGCAGGCTCTGCGTGATGCCGGATTGCCCCTCGTGTGGCATCGCGACACGCGTTTTCTGTGCTCCCGCGAAGCCTTTGCGCGCTGGGCCCACGAGCGTCGTCAGCTGCGTATGGAGCACTTCTACCGGGGCATGCGCAAGCGAAGCGGCCTGCTTATGCAGCCCGACGGCAGCCCGGCAGGTGGGGCCTGGAATTTTGATGGTGACAACCGCAAGCCCCTGCCTCGCCAGTTGCGTGGGCCGTTCGCTGCGCATTTCGCGCAGGACGGGATCACAGCAGCGGTGGTCGCCTTGGTACGACGGCGCTTCAGCGACCACTACGGGGACGTCGACGGCTTTGACTACCCCGTGACCCATGCCGAGGCAAAGCAGCTGTGGCAGCACTTTCTGGATTTTGGCCTGGCGGCTTTCGGCGACTACCAGGACGCGATGGCCGAGGGCGAGCCGTACCTGTTCCATGCGCGCATCAGTGCGGCGCTCAACATCGGGCTTCTGGATGTGCGATGTGTGTGTGAAGAGGTCGACAAGGCCTGGCGCGAGGGGCGGGTGCCGCTTAATGCAGCTGAAGGCTTCATTCGCCAGTTGATCGGCTGGCGCGAGTATGTGCGCGGTATCTATTGGCTGCGCATGCCTGAGTATGCCGGGCTCAATCACCTGGGCAACGACCGAGCGTTACCTGAATTCTATTGGACCGGGCGCACCCGCATGCGCTGCATGGAGCAAGCCATCGGGCAGACCCTGCGGTTGGGCTACGCGCACCATATCCAGCGGTTGATGGTGACCGGTAACTTCGCCTTGCTGGCGGGTATCGTGCCTACCGCGATTTGCGAGTGGTACCTGGCGGTATATATGGATGCCTTCGACTGGGTCGAGCTGCCCAACACGCTTGGCATGGTGATGCACGCCGACGGCGGCTACCTGGGGTCCAAGCCATACTGCGCCAGTGGTCGTTACATCCAGCGCATGTCCGATCATTGCCAGGCGTGCAGTTACAAGGTGAATCATGTGATCGAGGACGACGGCTGCCCGTTCAATGCCCTGTACTGGCATTTCCTCATCCGCCATCGCCCCCTGCTGTCGCCGAACCCGCGCTTGGCTCTGGTTTATCGCAGCCTTGATGGCATGACTGCTAGTCGGCGCGATGCCGTGTGGCAGCGTGGCCAAGCACTGTTAGCGCAGCTTGATGCGCAGCAGCCGTTATGAAAAAGAGTCTTTTGCCCAGCAAGGTCTGCGTGGCATGTGATCGGCCGTTCAACTGGCGCAAGCGCTGGGCCCGCTGTTGGGACCAAGTGCGCTACTGTTCAGAGCGATGCCGCAGGTCAGCGCCGCGCCGCGAGGCGCGCGAGCAGTGGCATGGCCAAGACCCATATCGGCATCAGTAGCAGGCCGGTTTGCAGCGCGCCAAGCGGCAGGGCGACATCCTCAAACCTTGCGCCGCCTACGTAGGCCAACGGGCCACCCCGTGCACCCATCCCTCTTGAAGCGCGCATCGTGGTGCTGTGCAATGTGTATGACGCCTTGTGCATGCCCCATCCCTACAAACCCAGGTAGAGCGCGCAACGCGCCCAAGCCTTCCTCCTGGAGCAGTCAGGGCAGCATTTTGATCCGCATTTGGTCCAGGTCATCCAAGGATGCTTCGAGCAAATCGAGCAGTATTTCGAATCATCCAAAACGGCACAGGGCCTTCGCCTACAAAGGTGGGTATTTGTGGCATTTAGCCGTCAGGCCGAATTCACCTGAAGTCGAAAACGTCACTTCAGATTCTATTCAGATTCGACCCCGATAATCCCTCCGTCGAACCCAATCGGGGGGAGTTTCATGACCGAATCTCAATGGAGCAGTCTGCTCCCGCTACCCATCGGTAGCCATGCCGACCACCGCGCGCAGCTTTCACTTTGTCTGGAGGGAGATCCTTCACGTGCGGATCTTGAGCAATTCATCCACGCGTGCTTTGCCGCCGTGCATCAAGCGAATGTGCAGCATTACCTACCAGAACTCTTGGCATTGCATGATAGCCACGGCCGCCTGATCGCCGCGGCCGGCATGCGCCCGGCCAGCCAGGGGCCAGTATTTCTCGAACGGTACCTGGACGTGCCTTTGGAAACCGCCGTTTCTCAAGTTGCGGGTATTTCATTGGATCGCACCTGCATAGTCGAGGTAGGAAACCTGGCCTCCCTCAGCGCTGGCAGTGCTCGCATCATGATCATCGCTGTCACGTGGTTGTTGGCCAACCGCGGCCTTGAGTGGGTCACGTTCACTGGGGCGGCGACACTGATAAACAGTTTTCAACGGCTTGGGCTTACGCCCTGCGTGTTGGCCGCCGCCGATCCCGATCGCCTACCGGGGCAGATGGATCAGTGGGGGACCTACTATGACCAACATCCGCAGGTGTTTGCCGGAAACATCGGCTATGGCTTCGACGCCCTGACCCGAGCCGGCGTGTTCCAAAGGCTGGGTTTTCCAGTGCTCGCCGAGGAGACTGGCCATGCCGCGTGAACTGGAGCGGTTTCAAGAGCTGCTGATGTCGTTCGCCCGAGATCATGCCGGTGCCGTGGCGGTGAAAGGTGATGCTCACAGCTACACATACCGGCAGTTACTCGGTGAAGTGGGACTGCGAGCCCATGTGCTGCACCGGCAACCTGCTGGGGCATTGGTGCTGGCCCTGGATAACGGCCCTGATCTGCTGTTCTGGGACCTGGCCGCCTTGTTCGCGGCGCGCCCCTGCGTGATCGTGCCGTCGTTCTTCAGCGCGACGCAGTTTGATCACTGCATTGCTCAGAGTGGTGCTTCAACCGTGCTTTGCACGACGCAGTGGGAGCCGCGACTGGTCAGTGAGGGGTTTGTTCAGGAAGGTGAGTTCTGGGTGCGCGAGCGGCTGGCCAGCGCCCGATTGCCTGATGGTACCGCCAAGATTACCTACACCTCTGGCAGCACCGGGCACCCTAAAGGTGTCTGCCTGAGCGCTGACGCCATGCTGCGGGTAGCACGGGAATTGGAGGCGGCAAGCCGGCCCACTGAACCGCAACAGTACCTGGCCGTGCTGCCTTTGGGCGTATTGCTGGAGAACCTCGGCGTATATGCCGCACTGATGGCGGGTGCCTGCGTACAGCTCTATCCGCAGCATCAGTTGGGCATGGGCGGGGCAAGTCAGGTGGATTTCAAGCGACTGCTGGGCGCCATTGCCCTCAGTGGTGCGCAGAGCCTGATCCTCGTTCCGCAGTTGCTGATGGGGCTGGTCACGGCCATCGAGCGCGGGTTGATGCGCGTTGGCCCACTGCGTTTCGTGGCGGTGGGCGGTGCCCGGGTATCGCCAAGCCTGCTAGCCCGGGCCGAGGCGGTCGGGTTGCCGGTGTTCGAAGGCTACGGCTTGTCGGAGTGTGCCTCCGTGGTCGCATTGAATCGCCCTGGTGCCGTACGCCACGGCAGCGTCGGCCAGCCATTGCCCCATGTGCAAGTGCGTATTGCCGACGACGGCGAGGTGCTGGTGGCCGGCTCGACACTGCTTGGCTACCTTGAGGACGCCCCGGTGACCCAGTCCTGGTGGGCAACGGGCGACCTGGGCCACCTCGACGAAGAAGGCTATCTGTTCCTCGATGGACGCAAGAAACACCAGTTCATCACCAGCTTCGGGCGCAACGTCAACCCGGAGTGGGTAGAAGCCGAACTTACCCAGAGCGGCGTCATCGCCCAGGCATTCGTGCATGGCGAAGCCTTGCCGCACAACCTGGCTCTGCTTTGGCCTCTTGACCCTGCCGCCAGCGACGATGCCATCGAGCAGGCCGTGCAGCAGTGCAACGCGCAGTTGCCCGATTACGCCCGGGTACATACCTGGCGGCGCTTGCCGGCCCCCTTCAGCACCCGTGACGAAACCCTGACTGCCAACGGCCGCCCGCGACGCGAGGCGATCCTGCAGCACTACCAAACCCTGTTATCCGATATCTCGTGGTGAGGCTCCCCATGTCCTTTTTCGACACCCTGCAACTACAAACAACCCAAGAGCGTCAGGCGTTGTTCGCCGTGCCGGTGATCCGTGACGCCCTGGCCGGCCAGGTCAGCCTGGACAGTTACATTGCCTTCCTGACCCAGGCCTACCACCATGTCCGCCACACGGTTCCGCTGATGATGGCCTGTGGCGCGCGCTTGCCGTCGCGCCTGGAGTGGCTGCGCGGCGCGGTGTGCGAGTACATCGACGAGGAATACGGCCATGAGCAGTGGATCCTCAACGATATCAACGCCTGTGGTGGTGACTGGGAGGCGGTGCGCGATGGTCGGCCGGCGCGGTCGATCGAGCTGATGGTCGCCTACCTCTACGACCTGATCGCCCGCGGCAACCCGGTCGGGCTCTTCGGCATGGTCAACGTGCTCGAAGGCACCAGCATCGCCCTGGCCACCCAAGCGGCGGGCACGATCAAAACCACACTGAACCTGCCTGACAAGGCGTTCAGCTACCTGAGCTCCCATGGGGCGCTGGACCAGGACCACATGGTGACCTACAAGCAACTGATGGACCGCCTCGATGATGCCGCAGACCAACAGGCCGTCATCCATGCGGCGAAGGTCGTCTACCACTTGTACACCGAAATGTTCCAAGGCTTGCCGCGCGCGGGGCAGCTAGAGGTGCATCATGCGCTTGCCTGAGTCCGTGGTGATCCTCACCGGCGCCAGTGGTGGCATCGGCCTGGAGCTGGCCGAACAGTTGTGCGCTGCCGGTGCCCAGGTACTGGCTGTCAGTCGACACATGGGCAAGCTGGCAGGCTTGATGAATCGCTACCCGGATCGCCTGCGTTGGCAGGAGGCCGACTTGCGCAGCCAGGCGGGGCGCGAACAGGTCGTGAGCCGAGCCCGCGAGATGGGCACTGTCAACGTGCTGATCAATGCGGCCGGCGTGAATCGCTTCGCCCTGCTCGACCAATTGGACGAGCACGCGCTCGACGAGCTGCTGGACATCAACCTCAAGGCACCGCTGCAGCTGACGCGGGCCTGCCTGCCGCTGCTGCGTGCTCAGCCCAAGGCACTGGTGGTCAATGTCGGGTCCACCTATGGCTCGATCGGCTATCCCGGCTACGCCACCTACTGCGCCAGCAAGTTCGCCCTGCGCGGCTTCTCCGAGGCACTGCGGCGCGAGCTGGCCGACACCACGGTCAACGTCTTGTATGCCGCCCCCCGGGCGACCCGTACCGGCATGAACAGCAGTGCTGCGACTGCGCTCAATCAAGCGCTTAAAGTCGGCATGGACGACCCGGCGGATGTTGCGCGCGCCGTTCTCGCGGCGGTGCAGTCCGAGCGCAGCGAACTTTACCTGGGGTGGCCGGAAAAGCTTTTCGTGCGCATCAACAGCATGTTGCCGGGCGTGGTCGACCGCGCACTGCGCAAGCAACTGCCCGTCATTCGGCGCTATATCGCTAACCACTCCAAGGAGTCGATCAAATGAAGCGTCTGTTCGTCGCCAGCTTGTTGGCATTCGCACCCTTGACCTGGGCATTGGACCAGGCAGGCACACAGCACCTGAGCGATCTGCAGCAGCACTGGGCGCAGATCCAGTACCAGGTACCGAAGGACAAACGTGCCGACGCCTTTGAAAAGCTCTCCGCTGACGCGGCGGCATTCGTTCATCAGTACCCCGGATCACCTGAGCCGTTGATCTGGCAAGGCATCATCGACAGCAGTTGGGCGGGCGCCACCGGTGGCCTCGGCGCACTGGGCAAGGTCAAGGCGGCGAAGGCCAGTCTTGAGCAGGCCATGAAACTGGACCCCAATGCCCTGCAGGGTTCGGCCTACACCAGTCTTGGCACTTTGTACGATCAGGTGCCCGGCTGGCCAATCGGTTTCGGCGACACTGACAAGGCTGACGCCCTGCTGCGCAAGGCGCTGCAAATCAACCCAAATGGTATCGACAGCAACTATTTCTGGGCCGATCATCTGTATCGACAAAAGCGCTACCCTGAGGCTACTGCTGCTCTGCAGAAAGCCTTGCAGGCCCCGGCCCGCCCAGGGCGTGAGTTGGCTGACCAGGGCCGGCGTGCCGATATCGATGTTTTAATGAAAGCGATCAAGGACAAACAGGACTGAACATGCGGCTGCTGCTGGTTGAGGACGACATCGCACTGGGAGAGGGCATCTGCGACGGCTTGCGCCAGGAAGGCTATACGCTCGACTGGTTGCGTGACGGCGTCAGTGCCTTGCATGCGCTGCAGCATGAAGCCTTCGACCTGGTGATCCTGGACCTTGGCCTGCCGCGCATGGATGGCCTGGAACTGCTGCGGCGGGTGCGCGCCGGCGGCGACAGCCTGCCGGTGCTGATCCTCACCGCGCGGGATGCGCTGGACGACCGCATTACCGGGCTTGATGCCGGTGCCGACGATTACCTGGTGAAACCTTTCGACCTCAACGAACTGAAGGCACGCTTGCGCGCCTTGCTGCGGCGCAGTGCGGGGCGAGCGAAGGTAGTGGTCGAGCATGCCGGGGTCAGCCTCGACCCTGCCACCCAGCAAGTGCACTACAACGGTGTCGAAGTGGTGCTGACCCCGAAGGAGTATGTGCTGTTACATGAACTGTTGGCGCAACCCGGCAAGGTATTCACCCGCGAGCGCTTGACCCAGCTGCTGTATGGCTGGGACGAAGAGCCCGAGAGCAATACGCTGGAGGTGAACATCTACCACCTGCGCAAGAAGCTGTTCAACGGGTTGATCCGAACAGTACGCGGCATCGGCTACCTGGTCGAGGCCAAGGCATGAGCTCGCTGCGCCAGCGCACACTGTGGCGGGTGATGTTGTTGCTGCTGCTCGGCACCGGTCTGCTGGCGCTCTACAACTACCACGATAGCCGCCGCGAAATTAACGAGGTGTATGACGCGCATCTCGCCCAGAACGCCCGCCTGCTGCAGGGTGTCATGAGCCTGCCGGTGCAGGACGGCTCGCGTGAGGCGCTGTACCAGGCCTTCAATGAGGCGTTGGGCAGGGCAGGGCGACATCAGGTGGGGCACCCTTACGAAAGCAAGCTGGCTTTTCAGGTCTGGCAGGTCGGCGGAGCCCTTCTGGTGCATACACCCAGCGCGCCAGCGTTCGATTCGCCACCGACGGTACCAGGCTTTTACGACTTCACCAGCGGCGGCGAACAATGGCGCGGTTTCGTCTTGCCGGTGCCGGAAAAACGCTGGGTGATCTGGGTCGGCGAGCGTGATGACGTACGCTACGACCTGATCGACCGTATTGTCCGCCATACCCTGTTCCCGTTCCTCCTGGGCAGCTTGGCATTGGCGCTGTTGGTCTGGGCGGCGATCGGCTGGGGGCTGCGGCCGTTACAGAACATGGCCAATGTCATCCGCGCGCGCCACGCCGACTCCCTTGAACCATTGCAACTGGTGCCGCTTCCCTCGGAGCTTGAGCCGATGCAGGCCGCCATCAATCGCCTGTTGGCGCAGATCGAGGACCTGTTGCGGCGTGAGCATCGGTTCATTGCCGATGCCGCTCACGAAATGCGCACGCCGCTGGCCGTCCTGCGCCTGCATGCACAGAACGCGCTGGCCGCCAGCAACGACATGGAGCGGCAAAAAGCGCTGGGGTTCCTGATGGGCGGGGTCGACCGGCTGACCCGGGTGGTCAACCAGTTGCTGACACTCGCCCGCGTCGAGCCGAAACTGGGGCAGCGTGCCAGTACCTGCGTCGACCTGGCTGAGGTGGTTACCGAGACCTTGGCTGAGCTGACCCCGTGGATACTTGATCGCGGCCTGGAGCCCTCGCTGGAGATCGGTGAAGGCGACCATCACCTGGCGATCGATGCTGGCGCGTTGGGCATTGCGCTACAGAACCTGGTGTCCAACGCGGTTGAACATTCACCTCCGGCAGGCCGCATAACCGTATCACTCAGGCGTCTGGATGGCGCCTTGGAGCTGGTGGTCGAGGACGAGGGGCCAGGTATCGATGAAGCAAGCCTTTCTCGTGTATTCGAGCGTTTCTATAGCCGCAACAGCCCGAATGGCGCCGGCCTTGGTCTGTCGATCGTTGCGACCATCATCGATCGCCTGGGCGGGCAGGTCCGGTTGGAGAATCGAGCGGGCGGGGGACTGGCCGCCACCTTGCTGCTGCCAAGGGATTGAGTCCATCGGCACATGCGCTGGCCAAGTCCTGCCGATGACCTGCGGCGCAACGCAACGTTGATAGCTTCAGACTGCGCCGCCCGGGCTTGAACTGGCACTGAGCCTCGCCGCCGGTGCGGCGAGGCCAGGAGGGCAGCAGTTGTGCGACTGCCTGGCCATCCTTCTGGCGGCGTTGGTCTTGTGCACGATCAGGTACATCGGTGGGGACGGCATCGGGTAAACGCCCACCTGGCCGAGATGGGCCAAAATGCGACCCGCCGTCACAGTACCTGAGACTGAACGAAGGGTTGCGGCAGCGCCGTAACTTTGATGGCACGCACTGGCACGGCAAATTTGGCGCCGATTCGGGTGAAGCGTTCGAGCAGGTGAAAGTTGATGGCCTGTTGAATATCCATGTAGAGGTTATAGCCAGGGTC
This window of the Pseudomonas mosselii genome carries:
- a CDS encoding methionine synthase, giving the protein MKKLLPTSTAGSLPKPSWLAQPETLWSPWKLQDEALIEGKQDALRLSLQEQQHAGIDIVSDGEQTRQHFVTTFIEHLDGVDFEKRETVRIRDRYDASVPTVVGAVARRKPVFVEDAKFLRQQTSQPIKWALPGPMTMIDTLYDAHYKSREKLAWEFAKILNEEARELEAAGVDIIQFDEPAFNVFFDEVNDWGVATLERAIEGLKCETAVHICYGYGIKANTDWKKTLGSEWRQYEEAFPKLQKSKIDIVSLECHNSHVPMELIDLIRGKKVMVGAIDVANHAIETPEEVANTLRKALQFVDADKLYPCTNCGMAPLPRAVARGKLNALSAGAEVVRRELAK
- a CDS encoding flavin reductase family protein, which produces MSLFSTAIEPLRFREALGHYASGITVITSHCDGEPLGFTCQSFYSVSMNPPLVSFSVMSNSASYPGIRKAGRFAVNILSGEQVGISNQFARRGTDKWQGVDWQASPLGNPIIAGSLHWLDCEIHAEHAAGDHLIVIGEVKALNLQEAAAAQPLLYFKGQYCNLAELSPA
- a CDS encoding DUF1543 domain-containing protein — protein: MLYIVMLGGRHPRAHIEVHDVVFAQADTLEQLYPQLREAWFGSAEGLHIDSWLEVAGVDGYRVELSQVAPGPDTMRLFFLNLGGYERQVFGEAHRYLLVAATDKAEAKRLGKQRMASDWFKPHTDAVLDVDDCLPVDLVAGRYVHLVKGEHGGIRQFSDYILL
- a CDS encoding DUF3833 domain-containing protein: MYKVLLLVSCVLLGSCRNVVVEHYAQEQPKLDLAAFFSRPVQAWGMFQKRSGEVVKRFHVRIDSRREGERLILDEHFLYSDGTRQQRTWTLVPDGPGRWRGTAGDVIGEARGEVAGNALRWRYQLGLPVDGRHWQVDLDDWMYLMDDDTLINRSSMSKLGVEIGQITLFFRRQPEGTQ
- a CDS encoding DUF6482 family protein, whose protein sequence is MNLIALTQLVSTGAAKELELLSLEGGFYLLRALTDAGPVTLSDAHGQPVRVRSTTELRQLLADLPPVPCMLVQQVVHDEMCGQRDGPIAPLRVPVTLTSQW
- a CDS encoding cryptochrome/photolyase family protein encodes the protein MRLGLVLGDQLSFDLASLAALDPARDAVLMAEVEGEARYVPHHPLKIVLIFSAMRHFAQTLRERGWQVHYVELDADGNSGSIVSELHRWQEALGATQIHLTECGEWRLEQALRDAGLPLVWHRDTRFLCSREAFARWAHERRQLRMEHFYRGMRKRSGLLMQPDGSPAGGAWNFDGDNRKPLPRQLRGPFAAHFAQDGITAAVVALVRRRFSDHYGDVDGFDYPVTHAEAKQLWQHFLDFGLAAFGDYQDAMAEGEPYLFHARISAALNIGLLDVRCVCEEVDKAWREGRVPLNAAEGFIRQLIGWREYVRGIYWLRMPEYAGLNHLGNDRALPEFYWTGRTRMRCMEQAIGQTLRLGYAHHIQRLMVTGNFALLAGIVPTAICEWYLAVYMDAFDWVELPNTLGMVMHADGGYLGSKPYCASGRYIQRMSDHCQACSYKVNHVIEDDGCPFNALYWHFLIRHRPLLSPNPRLALVYRSLDGMTASRRDAVWQRGQALLAQLDAQQPL
- a CDS encoding DUF2256 domain-containing protein; translation: MKKSLLPSKVCVACDRPFNWRKRWARCWDQVRYCSERCRRSAPRREAREQWHGQDPYRHQ
- a CDS encoding thermostable hemolysin, whose amino-acid sequence is MTESQWSSLLPLPIGSHADHRAQLSLCLEGDPSRADLEQFIHACFAAVHQANVQHYLPELLALHDSHGRLIAAAGMRPASQGPVFLERYLDVPLETAVSQVAGISLDRTCIVEVGNLASLSAGSARIMIIAVTWLLANRGLEWVTFTGAATLINSFQRLGLTPCVLAAADPDRLPGQMDQWGTYYDQHPQVFAGNIGYGFDALTRAGVFQRLGFPVLAEETGHAA
- a CDS encoding AMP-binding protein, encoding MPRELERFQELLMSFARDHAGAVAVKGDAHSYTYRQLLGEVGLRAHVLHRQPAGALVLALDNGPDLLFWDLAALFAARPCVIVPSFFSATQFDHCIAQSGASTVLCTTQWEPRLVSEGFVQEGEFWVRERLASARLPDGTAKITYTSGSTGHPKGVCLSADAMLRVARELEAASRPTEPQQYLAVLPLGVLLENLGVYAALMAGACVQLYPQHQLGMGGASQVDFKRLLGAIALSGAQSLILVPQLLMGLVTAIERGLMRVGPLRFVAVGGARVSPSLLARAEAVGLPVFEGYGLSECASVVALNRPGAVRHGSVGQPLPHVQVRIADDGEVLVAGSTLLGYLEDAPVTQSWWATGDLGHLDEEGYLFLDGRKKHQFITSFGRNVNPEWVEAELTQSGVIAQAFVHGEALPHNLALLWPLDPAASDDAIEQAVQQCNAQLPDYARVHTWRRLPAPFSTRDETLTANGRPRREAILQHYQTLLSDISW